In Acidianus brierleyi, one genomic interval encodes:
- a CDS encoding aldose 1-epimerase, translating into MLEISDGDLIAQIMEEGAYLYSLTKSGKDVILKGKERKTHGGMALLIPYANRVKDGEYIWEDKKYELPKNSEGNAIHGLIMDKLFDVKFKGKSRVTLEYLLSHPGYPSTLRITITYSVVFDLLDVFITVKNEGEVSAPLVVGAHPYFLVRGKWSITPDRVRRCLMENKIPTGNVEDFRIVQKDYDDCFIIENREITLKSDYSTVAIEKSNMDYIQLYTGEPGAVAVEPMSGAPDAYHNGLGLIILEPSKSRDFNFTISAVIH; encoded by the coding sequence ATGTTAGAGATTTCAGATGGAGATCTGATAGCTCAAATAATGGAAGAGGGAGCATACTTATATTCATTAACAAAGTCTGGAAAAGATGTTATTTTGAAAGGAAAAGAAAGGAAAACTCATGGGGGAATGGCACTTTTAATTCCTTATGCCAATAGAGTGAAGGATGGAGAATATATTTGGGAAGATAAAAAATATGAATTGCCAAAAAACTCTGAAGGTAATGCCATACACGGTCTTATAATGGATAAACTGTTTGACGTTAAATTCAAGGGTAAAAGTAGAGTAACTTTAGAATACCTATTAAGCCATCCTGGATATCCTTCTACCTTAAGAATAACTATAACGTATTCTGTTGTATTTGATCTCCTTGATGTATTCATAACTGTTAAAAACGAAGGCGAAGTTAGCGCTCCTTTAGTTGTAGGTGCACATCCTTATTTTCTAGTTAGAGGCAAATGGTCGATAACTCCAGATAGAGTTAGAAGGTGTCTAATGGAAAACAAAATACCTACTGGAAATGTTGAAGATTTTAGAATAGTTCAGAAAGATTACGATGACTGTTTTATAATAGAGAATAGGGAAATTACTCTGAAATCCGATTATTCTACAGTTGCAATAGAGAAAAGTAATATGGATTATATTCAGTTATACACTGGTGAACCAGGCGCTGTTGCAGTAGAACCCATGTCTGGAGCTCCAGATGCATATCATAATGGACTAGGGTTGATAATTTTGGAACCATCAAAAAGTCGTGATTTTAATTTTACTATTTCAGCAGTTATTCATTAA